One Flavobacterium sp. 90 DNA segment encodes these proteins:
- a CDS encoding DUF1810 domain-containing protein: MAYNNKELVRFLDAQNKLYLSALSEIKKGKKESPWMWFIFPQIKGLGSCDTSKFYEIKNADEAIAFLEHPILGKHLLEITSELIKTDEKTATDIFGNPDDEKLQSCMTLFASIQNSEPIFEEVLDKYFDGSSDFHTLQLLYSNF; the protein is encoded by the coding sequence ATGGCCTACAACAATAAAGAATTAGTACGTTTTTTAGACGCACAAAATAAATTATACTTATCGGCACTTTCCGAAATTAAGAAAGGAAAAAAAGAATCTCCCTGGATGTGGTTTATTTTTCCTCAGATTAAAGGACTTGGTTCTTGTGACACCTCAAAATTCTACGAAATAAAGAATGCCGACGAAGCAATTGCTTTTCTGGAACATCCAATTTTAGGAAAACATCTTCTGGAAATTACCTCTGAATTAATCAAAACAGACGAGAAAACTGCTACAGATATCTTCGGAAATCCTGATGATGAAAAACTGCAATCCTGCATGACATTATTCGCGAGTATTCAAAATTCGGAACCAATATTTGAAGAAGTATTAGACAAATACTTTGACGGTTCTTCTGATTTTCATACGCTTCAATTGTTGTATAGTAATTTCTGA
- a CDS encoding fumarate reductase/succinate dehydrogenase flavoprotein subunit, translating to MIDSKIPEGPLAEKWNNYKAKAKLVNPANRKKLNIIVVGTGLAGASCAASLAEQGYNIKSFCFQDSPRRAHSVAAQGGVNAAKNYKNDGDSTFRMFYDTIKGGDFRSREANVYRLAECSAHLIDHAVAQGVPFAREYAGYLNNRSFGGVQVSRTFYARGQTGQQLLLGAYQALLRQVSLGKVAMHTRHEMLELVVIDGKAKGIIARNLETGELERHVADAVVLASGGYGKVYYLSTLAMGCNSSAIWRAHKKGAYMAGVSWIQFHPTSLPQHGENQSKLTLMSESLRNDGRIWVPKTAKDDRNPNTIPEEERDYYLERKYPSFGNLAPRDISSRAAKEQIDAGHGVGPMKNAIYLDFSDAIKTQGKDKIEAKYSNLFAMYEKITGINAYKEPMLISPSAHFTMGGLWVDYELMSTIPGLFALGEANFADHGANRLGANSLLQACVDGYFIAPYTIPNYLAGELNTPKSDINHPAFDEAETSVKAQLDKFLNSKGTLSTDYFHKKIGRLLYEKCGLSRSKEKLEDALNEIKLLKDSFEKDLLITGDDTINSELEKAGRIADYIELAELMCHDALQREESCGAHFREEYQTPDGEAVRNDKDFCYVSAWEWKGKQHVPELHKEPLVFESVQLAVRSYK from the coding sequence ATGATAGACTCAAAAATACCAGAAGGTCCACTAGCAGAAAAATGGAATAATTATAAAGCAAAAGCCAAACTTGTAAATCCTGCCAACAGAAAAAAACTAAACATTATAGTCGTCGGAACTGGTCTTGCGGGAGCTTCATGCGCTGCATCACTTGCAGAACAAGGTTACAATATCAAATCATTTTGTTTTCAGGATTCTCCAAGAAGAGCGCATTCAGTAGCCGCTCAAGGCGGAGTTAATGCTGCAAAAAATTATAAAAACGACGGAGACAGCACTTTTAGAATGTTTTACGACACCATAAAAGGCGGTGATTTTAGATCTCGCGAAGCAAATGTTTACCGTCTTGCGGAATGTTCTGCACATTTAATCGATCATGCCGTCGCACAAGGCGTTCCTTTTGCCAGAGAATATGCCGGATATCTGAATAATCGATCTTTTGGAGGTGTTCAGGTTTCGAGAACTTTCTACGCTCGCGGACAAACGGGGCAACAACTTTTACTTGGCGCTTATCAGGCTTTATTACGTCAGGTTTCATTAGGAAAAGTAGCAATGCATACCCGTCATGAAATGCTGGAATTAGTTGTTATTGACGGAAAAGCCAAAGGCATTATTGCCCGAAATCTGGAAACCGGAGAACTCGAGCGTCACGTTGCCGATGCCGTAGTATTGGCTTCCGGAGGTTATGGCAAAGTATATTATCTGTCAACATTGGCAATGGGCTGTAATAGTTCGGCAATTTGGCGGGCGCACAAAAAAGGTGCTTATATGGCTGGCGTAAGCTGGATTCAGTTTCACCCTACTTCACTTCCGCAACACGGAGAAAATCAGTCTAAATTGACTTTAATGTCAGAATCTTTGCGTAATGACGGCCGAATCTGGGTTCCGAAAACTGCCAAAGACGACCGAAATCCAAATACAATTCCTGAAGAAGAACGCGATTATTATCTGGAACGCAAATATCCTTCTTTTGGGAATCTGGCTCCACGCGATATTTCGTCAAGAGCTGCTAAAGAACAAATTGATGCCGGACATGGCGTTGGACCCATGAAAAATGCCATTTATCTGGATTTCTCCGATGCCATAAAAACGCAGGGAAAAGATAAAATCGAAGCCAAATACAGCAATCTTTTTGCGATGTACGAGAAAATTACCGGAATCAATGCCTACAAAGAACCAATGTTGATTTCGCCATCGGCGCACTTTACCATGGGCGGACTTTGGGTTGATTATGAATTAATGAGTACAATTCCCGGATTATTTGCTCTTGGAGAAGCTAATTTTGCAGATCATGGCGCAAACCGACTTGGTGCAAATTCATTACTTCAAGCGTGTGTAGACGGGTATTTTATTGCGCCTTACACAATTCCGAATTATTTGGCTGGCGAATTAAACACTCCAAAATCAGATATAAATCATCCTGCTTTTGACGAAGCTGAAACTTCGGTAAAAGCACAATTAGATAAATTTTTGAATAGTAAAGGAACACTTTCAACAGATTATTTCCATAAAAAAATTGGAAGATTGCTTTATGAAAAATGCGGACTTTCGAGAAGCAAAGAAAAACTGGAAGACGCCTTAAACGAAATCAAATTACTAAAAGATTCTTTTGAAAAAGACCTTTTAATTACCGGAGACGATACAATTAACAGCGAACTTGAAAAAGCCGGACGTATTGCAGATTATATAGAACTCGCCGAATTAATGTGTCACGATGCCTTGCAAAGAGAAGAATCCTGCGGCGCACATTTTCGCGAAGAATATCAAACTCCTGATGGCGAAGCGGTTCGAAATGATAAGGATTTCTGCTATGTTTCGGCTTGGGAATGGAAAGGAAAACAACACGTCCCGGAATTACATAAAGAACCTTTAGTATTCGAATCCGTTCAACTTGCTGTGAGAAGTTATAAATAA
- a CDS encoding helix-turn-helix domain-containing protein, producing the protein MKTKNELTENMACGHQPEECMAALLPVRDALEVLSGRWKLPILIALSNRPKRFKEISKDITGITDKMLSKELKDLEINKLVTRTVYDTFPPTVEYARTEHSHTLYNVIGALNEWGTLHRKEIIGH; encoded by the coding sequence ATGAAAACAAAGAACGAATTAACAGAAAATATGGCTTGTGGTCATCAGCCGGAAGAATGTATGGCAGCATTATTACCGGTGAGAGATGCTTTGGAAGTTTTAAGCGGAAGATGGAAATTGCCTATTCTAATTGCATTGTCAAACAGGCCAAAACGATTTAAAGAGATTTCTAAAGATATAACCGGAATTACAGACAAAATGTTATCGAAAGAACTTAAAGATCTGGAGATAAACAAACTGGTTACCAGAACTGTTTATGATACTTTTCCGCCAACGGTGGAATATGCAAGAACAGAACATAGCCACACTTTGTATAATGTTATTGGAGCATTAAATGAATGGGGAACTTTACATCGAAAAGAAATCATTGGACATTAG
- a CDS encoding DUF3526 domain-containing protein, with amino-acid sequence MKSLHIEILIAKHLKNSVFKNKAVFIITLFIGIILLYAAFSGWENYTNQNETSEKYQHESREDWLKNPDKNPHRMAHYGNFAFRKSTPLSVFEFGMEPFFGNAIFLEAHKQNTANFSEAGFSNSMLRFGEISIAMVLQVLLPLLIFFLGFNSVAAERENGTLKLLLSQGINWKQLLIGKTLGIASVIMMLFLPTIIVLVFIWLLLQDFSISADETIKMVLFILFHFIYLMFFCVISVLISALSKTSKKALISLIGIWLVFTIILPRTTQAIGAYIYEAPSKIQFNSDIEKDILKQGDSHNPNDLHYKAIKDSLLRVYKVDSIQKLPFNYSGFIMTEGEKISSKIYNQHLENLLKVYEQQNSFSKTISFINPYIAIKNLSMGLSNTDYDSYIDFQKQAEDYRYKMAQKMNALQVKYISNNKPKPTDKPLTIGKEHWADLEEFHYESKGIQDVLKSEIIALISIFLWIIMLFIFIRIAAKNLKAI; translated from the coding sequence ATGAAATCATTACACATAGAAATTTTAATCGCCAAACATCTAAAGAATTCCGTTTTTAAGAATAAAGCGGTATTTATCATCACGCTTTTTATTGGTATTATTTTGCTTTATGCTGCTTTTTCGGGTTGGGAAAATTACACCAACCAAAACGAAACCAGTGAAAAATACCAACATGAATCGAGAGAAGACTGGTTGAAAAATCCGGATAAAAACCCGCATCGAATGGCACATTACGGAAATTTTGCCTTCAGAAAAAGCACGCCTTTAAGTGTTTTTGAATTTGGAATGGAACCGTTTTTCGGGAATGCCATATTTCTGGAAGCGCACAAACAAAATACAGCCAATTTCTCTGAAGCAGGATTTTCCAACAGTATGCTTCGTTTTGGCGAAATAAGTATTGCGATGGTTTTGCAGGTTTTATTGCCTTTATTGATCTTTTTCTTAGGCTTTAATTCGGTCGCTGCCGAAAGAGAAAACGGAACTTTAAAACTCCTTTTAAGTCAGGGAATCAATTGGAAACAACTTTTAATTGGTAAAACATTAGGAATCGCTTCTGTAATTATGATGCTTTTTCTACCCACAATTATTGTACTTGTATTTATCTGGTTATTGCTTCAGGATTTTAGCATTTCTGCCGATGAAACGATCAAAATGGTATTGTTTATTCTGTTTCATTTTATATATCTGATGTTCTTTTGCGTCATTTCTGTTTTAATTTCGGCGTTAAGCAAAACCTCCAAAAAAGCGTTGATTTCATTGATTGGAATTTGGTTGGTTTTCACGATAATTCTGCCAAGAACGACTCAGGCAATCGGAGCTTATATTTATGAAGCGCCTTCTAAGATTCAATTCAATAGCGATATAGAAAAAGATATTCTGAAACAAGGCGATAGTCATAATCCGAATGATTTGCATTATAAAGCGATTAAAGATTCTCTTTTACGTGTTTACAAAGTCGATTCAATACAGAAACTTCCTTTTAATTATTCGGGTTTTATTATGACCGAAGGCGAGAAAATAAGTTCTAAAATCTATAATCAGCATTTAGAAAATCTATTGAAGGTTTATGAACAGCAAAACAGTTTTTCGAAGACGATTTCTTTTATAAATCCATACATCGCGATCAAAAACTTATCAATGGGATTGTCCAATACAGATTATGATTCGTACATAGATTTCCAAAAACAAGCTGAAGATTATCGCTATAAAATGGCGCAAAAAATGAATGCATTGCAGGTAAAATATATCAGTAATAATAAGCCAAAACCTACTGATAAACCATTGACAATTGGCAAAGAACATTGGGCTGATCTAGAAGAATTTCATTATGAATCAAAAGGAATTCAGGATGTTTTAAAATCCGAAATTATTGCTCTTATCTCCATTTTTCTCTGGATTATAATGCTTTTTATATTTATTCGAATTGCAGCCAAAAACCTTAAAGCCATTTAA
- a CDS encoding ATP-binding cassette domain-containing protein, whose product MLIAENLTKKYGDYVALNKLNLTIKRGEIFALLGQNGAGKTTTINLFLGFIEPTDGELKINNISVIENASKTKEYVAYIPETVMLYPNLTGLENLKFFSSLAGFKYSSGELTYFLSKAGLQLKAHDQNLGGYSKGMRQKVGIAIAIAKKAKVLLLDEPTSGLDPKASNEFSQILKELSADGTAILMATHDIFRAREVATHIGIMKQGNLVTVIEADKISANELENLYLQTV is encoded by the coding sequence ATGCTTATAGCTGAAAATCTAACGAAAAAATACGGCGATTATGTTGCCTTAAACAAATTGAATCTAACCATTAAAAGAGGCGAAATCTTTGCACTTTTAGGTCAGAATGGTGCCGGAAAAACAACTACAATAAATCTGTTTTTAGGTTTTATAGAACCAACAGACGGAGAACTTAAAATCAATAATATTTCGGTTATAGAAAATGCTTCTAAAACCAAAGAATATGTCGCTTATATTCCTGAAACAGTGATGTTATATCCAAATCTTACCGGTTTAGAAAACTTAAAATTCTTCTCCTCTCTCGCAGGATTCAAATATTCATCTGGAGAATTGACTTATTTTCTCTCGAAAGCAGGTTTACAACTTAAAGCGCACGATCAGAACCTTGGCGGATATTCTAAAGGAATGCGCCAAAAAGTAGGTATTGCGATTGCGATTGCCAAAAAAGCCAAAGTTCTATTACTTGACGAACCTACAAGCGGGTTAGATCCTAAAGCTTCAAACGAGTTTTCTCAAATTCTGAAAGAACTTTCGGCAGACGGAACAGCAATATTAATGGCAACTCACGATATTTTCAGAGCCAGAGAAGTCGCGACACACATTGGAATCATGAAACAAGGCAATTTAGTAACGGTGATCGAAGCTGATAAAATATCGGCAAACGAACTCGAAAACTTGTATTTACAAACTGTATAA
- a CDS encoding DUF3526 domain-containing protein — translation MLALLFKNFIRSKGTKIGLIFLLIICFISLLIGRQFQQKQQNNITEAAIYQKEHIARNAAFHKDEIGLLLYYIKFSLVNKTLPINSLAIGQRDVNPSIQSVTIRGLEAQKYDSELNNPNNLLSGNIDFSFVLIYLFPLLIIAFSYNLISEEKESGTWKIVATQSQNTFLYILKLFYIRILSMIALLTIVLFIAILFLNIPFNQSLFTFYTIAILYILFWFAVSFFIVSLQQHSNFNAVILLTIWLFLIIILPATINTYIVNKYPIPEALELTVKQRNAYHEKWDMDKKITMDKFYNHYPQFKHYPLPNAEFSWLWYYAMQQAGDDDSAKQSRELEHKLQQRNKASELIAQFIPTLHTQIQLNEIAKSDLGNQLLFLKETKHFHEKMRLYFYPKIFDNADVSKENWSKFKVETFSDSSEISFMKAFIPLLLFNLLLIGFGWRNFKNNII, via the coding sequence ATGTTAGCATTACTATTTAAAAATTTCATACGATCAAAAGGAACCAAAATTGGACTGATATTTCTGTTGATTATCTGTTTTATAAGTCTATTAATTGGGCGACAATTTCAGCAAAAACAACAAAACAATATTACCGAAGCGGCAATTTATCAAAAAGAACATATTGCCAGAAATGCCGCTTTTCATAAAGACGAAATTGGACTTCTACTCTACTATATCAAGTTTTCTTTGGTCAATAAAACATTGCCAATTAACAGTCTCGCAATTGGTCAGCGCGATGTAAATCCCTCAATTCAAAGTGTTACAATTCGTGGTCTCGAAGCTCAGAAATATGATTCAGAACTCAATAATCCGAATAATCTTTTGTCCGGAAATATCGATTTTAGTTTTGTATTAATTTATCTTTTTCCACTCTTGATTATTGCATTTTCGTATAATTTAATTTCGGAAGAAAAAGAAAGCGGAACCTGGAAAATCGTCGCAACTCAAAGCCAAAACACCTTTCTGTACATTCTGAAATTATTCTATATTCGAATTTTAAGCATGATTGCATTATTAACGATCGTACTTTTTATAGCAATATTGTTTCTGAATATCCCATTTAACCAATCACTTTTTACCTTTTACACAATAGCAATTCTCTACATTTTATTTTGGTTTGCAGTAAGCTTTTTTATCGTTTCTCTGCAACAGCATTCGAATTTTAATGCGGTTATTTTATTGACGATTTGGTTGTTTCTAATTATCATTTTACCGGCAACAATCAACACTTACATTGTCAATAAATATCCAATTCCCGAAGCTCTGGAATTGACTGTAAAACAACGAAATGCCTATCATGAAAAATGGGATATGGATAAAAAAATTACAATGGATAAATTCTATAACCATTATCCGCAATTCAAGCATTATCCTTTGCCAAACGCTGAGTTTAGCTGGCTTTGGTATTATGCAATGCAACAAGCGGGTGATGATGATTCTGCAAAACAATCAAGAGAATTAGAGCATAAATTACAACAACGAAATAAAGCAAGCGAGTTGATTGCGCAATTTATTCCGACTTTGCATACGCAGATTCAGCTTAACGAAATTGCTAAATCTGACTTAGGAAATCAGCTTTTATTTCTGAAAGAAACCAAACATTTTCATGAAAAAATGCGTTTGTATTTCTATCCAAAAATCTTTGATAATGCTGATGTCAGCAAAGAAAACTGGTCTAAATTTAAGGTTGAAACATTTAGTGATTCCTCCGAAATAAGTTTTATGAAAGCGTTTATACCTTTATTACTTTTCAATTTATTATTGATTGGTTTTGGATGGAGGAATTTTAAAAACAATATTATTTAA
- a CDS encoding TonB-dependent siderophore receptor, with the protein MKHLILMLLIFSSSQFIQSQNINKKIKDSIAQDSIKRNELQTVEIIGRSTKKYNSDYSFAATKTAALNKDIPQSISTITKELIADKGAFYLADAVKMASGVIPASYYNQYTIRGISQNEEGQIVNGMRTRQYYFLQPLTNNIERVEVIKGPSSATFSSVDPGGSINLVTKKPLAVNRKEVSLSVGSFSTLRGTLDFTGPLNESKTLLYRINGAYQEAKSFRDLVSNKSFLISPSFSYIPNEKTAINTELILSNMTGTLDRGQPIFGAVAGVTNLNQTPISLNLGTPSDYFKSKEMILMTNFTHKFNSKIGFNAQYMKQTWTENLQEHRTTNAFAVDMNNKPVTSLAMMQFVQRQQYWDIDNLSAYFNFDLKTGKLKHKLLAGYDLSSWNKTKGGGQNAARGYLLKDGTVASTFVPANAANYQTTTIDGVVLPKPNVNYFNLNNPVYTLTSPEDYTLNVRTALPSALTTTNAIYIQDQIQWEKFTVLLGLRNEWFEDITNYETNKELTVKKTALLPRVGLTYAINNEINVYTTYLEGYQPQSNTVTLMPQTGSLPAGSLFDPLKSNLKEVGVKATFFNNSMSFNAAVYEINQRNILMNANDPANPDLLVTRGAERSRGFECDLAGYITPDWQINASYSYIDAKITNDRDLSLIGARKQNTPKNSANLWTRYNFNSDSGLKDLGVGFGMQYQSSKVPWFTRAFTLPDFTVFDAALYYKPNKSNMQIALNAGNLFNKTYWLGAQNYLRLFPGAPRNFSLTVTYKF; encoded by the coding sequence ATGAAACATTTAATCTTAATGCTATTGATATTCAGCAGTTCGCAGTTTATTCAATCGCAAAACATAAATAAAAAAATAAAAGATAGTATTGCTCAGGATTCCATAAAACGGAACGAATTACAAACTGTTGAAATCATTGGTCGTTCGACTAAAAAATACAATAGCGATTATTCTTTTGCGGCGACAAAAACGGCTGCATTAAACAAAGATATTCCGCAATCTATCTCGACAATTACAAAGGAATTAATTGCTGACAAAGGCGCTTTTTATCTTGCCGATGCCGTAAAAATGGCAAGCGGTGTAATTCCGGCGAGTTATTACAATCAATATACCATTCGCGGAATTAGTCAAAACGAAGAAGGTCAAATTGTAAACGGAATGCGAACTCGCCAATATTATTTTCTACAGCCTTTAACCAATAATATCGAACGTGTTGAAGTTATTAAAGGTCCTTCGAGCGCCACATTTTCGTCTGTTGATCCTGGCGGAAGCATCAATTTGGTGACTAAAAAACCTCTTGCCGTTAACCGAAAAGAAGTGAGTTTGAGCGTAGGAAGTTTTAGCACTTTACGCGGAACTCTTGACTTTACAGGACCGCTTAACGAATCTAAAACCTTATTATATCGTATTAATGGAGCGTATCAGGAAGCAAAATCGTTTCGGGATTTGGTGAGTAATAAATCGTTTTTGATCTCTCCATCATTCAGTTATATTCCGAATGAAAAAACAGCAATCAATACTGAATTAATTCTAAGTAATATGACAGGAACTCTCGATCGCGGACAACCTATTTTTGGCGCTGTAGCTGGAGTTACGAATCTAAATCAAACACCAATTAGTTTAAATCTTGGCACTCCAAGTGATTATTTTAAATCGAAAGAAATGATTTTGATGACGAATTTCACTCATAAATTCAATTCTAAAATTGGTTTTAATGCCCAATATATGAAACAAACCTGGACCGAAAACCTTCAGGAACACAGAACGACAAATGCTTTTGCGGTCGATATGAACAATAAACCTGTTACAAGTCTGGCGATGATGCAATTTGTTCAACGTCAGCAATATTGGGACATTGATAATTTGAGTGCTTATTTTAATTTTGATTTAAAAACCGGAAAACTCAAACATAAACTCCTTGCAGGTTACGATTTAAGCAGTTGGAACAAAACCAAAGGCGGCGGACAAAATGCTGCAAGAGGTTATTTGCTAAAAGACGGAACTGTAGCGAGTACTTTTGTTCCTGCAAACGCAGCCAATTACCAAACGACAACAATTGATGGAGTTGTTTTACCAAAACCAAATGTCAATTATTTCAATTTAAATAATCCTGTTTATACCTTAACAAGTCCTGAAGATTACACCTTAAACGTTAGAACTGCGTTGCCATCTGCGTTGACGACTACAAATGCAATTTATATTCAGGATCAGATTCAGTGGGAAAAATTCACCGTTTTGTTGGGTTTAAGAAACGAATGGTTTGAAGACATTACCAATTATGAAACCAACAAGGAATTAACAGTCAAAAAAACGGCATTGTTGCCACGCGTGGGACTTACTTATGCAATTAACAACGAAATCAATGTTTATACGACTTATCTTGAAGGTTATCAGCCACAATCGAATACGGTGACTTTAATGCCACAAACCGGAAGTTTACCCGCCGGAAGTCTCTTTGATCCGCTTAAAAGTAATCTGAAAGAAGTGGGTGTAAAAGCGACATTCTTTAATAATTCAATGAGTTTTAATGCAGCGGTTTACGAAATCAATCAGCGTAATATTTTGATGAATGCCAATGATCCTGCAAACCCTGATTTATTGGTAACCAGAGGCGCCGAAAGAAGTCGTGGTTTTGAGTGCGATCTTGCAGGTTACATCACTCCAGATTGGCAAATAAATGCTTCGTATAGCTATATAGACGCTAAAATTACAAACGATCGTGATCTTTCATTAATTGGTGCCAGAAAACAAAATACACCAAAAAACAGTGCCAATTTATGGACGCGTTACAATTTCAATTCAGATTCTGGTTTGAAGGATTTGGGAGTTGGTTTTGGGATGCAATATCAAAGCAGCAAAGTGCCTTGGTTTACAAGAGCTTTTACACTTCCTGATTTCACCGTTTTTGATGCTGCTTTATATTACAAACCCAACAAAAGTAATATGCAAATTGCTTTGAATGCAGGTAATTTATTCAACAAAACCTATTGGTTAGGCGCACAGAATTATTTGAGATTATTTCCCGGAGCTCCAAGAAATTTCAGCCTTACTGTAACTTATAAATTTTAA
- a CDS encoding dihydrodipicolinate reductase C-terminal domain-containing protein encodes MKIGLIGFGKTGKSVASILLENNKFCLEWVLRQSTVLEHRSVPEFFGVQSDEPGLIYSSSKTSIEELLDKHPVDVIIDFSSSEGIHTYGEIAANRKIKIISAISHYKDKELQLLKKLAHKTTVFWSPNITLGVNYLLFAAKFLKKIAPWVDIEVNEEHFKKKEGTSGTAVKIAEALDIDKDNINSVRAGGIVGKHEVIFGFPYQTVRLIHESISREAFGNGVVFVAENLENKQKGLYNFEDILTPYFAV; translated from the coding sequence ATGAAAATAGGACTAATCGGATTCGGAAAAACTGGAAAATCAGTAGCATCAATACTACTCGAAAACAATAAATTTTGCCTGGAATGGGTTTTAAGACAAAGTACTGTTTTAGAACACAGATCAGTTCCGGAATTTTTTGGAGTTCAGTCAGACGAACCGGGATTAATTTACTCTAGTTCCAAAACTTCGATAGAAGAATTACTGGACAAACATCCGGTTGATGTAATTATTGATTTTTCGTCAAGCGAAGGAATTCATACTTATGGCGAAATTGCAGCGAATAGAAAGATCAAAATTATATCGGCAATTTCGCATTATAAAGATAAAGAACTGCAATTACTAAAGAAATTAGCGCATAAAACAACTGTATTTTGGTCTCCAAATATTACTTTGGGTGTGAATTATTTACTTTTTGCAGCCAAGTTTCTAAAGAAAATTGCGCCGTGGGTTGATATTGAAGTCAATGAAGAACATTTTAAAAAGAAAGAAGGAACATCAGGAACGGCGGTTAAAATTGCAGAAGCTTTAGATATTGACAAAGACAATATCAACTCAGTTAGAGCAGGGGGAATAGTTGGAAAACACGAAGTTATATTTGGATTTCCGTATCAAACAGTTCGTCTTATTCACGAATCTATTTCAAGAGAAGCATTTGGTAATGGAGTTGTTTTTGTTGCTGAAAACTTAGAAAACAAGCAAAAAGGATTGTATAATTTTGAAGATATTCTGACGCCTTATTTTGCAGTGTAA
- a CDS encoding succinate dehydrogenase/fumarate reductase iron-sulfur subunit: MKLYLKIWRQLNTASKGEMVDYEIDNVSEHMSFLEMLDLLNESLIQKKERVIEFDHDCREGICGQCGVMIDGRAHGPLKNTTTCQLHMRSFKDGDTIYIEPFRAKAFPVLRDLKINRSAFDSIIEAGGFIGASTGQAPEANSIPISYETAEASFDAAACIGCGACVATCKNASAALFVGAKITHLALLPQGKIEASKRVLTMVSQMDAEGFGNCSDTRACEIECPQGISILSIAKMNSEYAKAIIFRK; this comes from the coding sequence ATGAAACTATATCTTAAAATATGGCGACAACTCAATACTGCTTCCAAAGGAGAAATGGTAGATTATGAAATTGATAATGTTTCTGAGCATATGTCTTTTCTCGAAATGCTCGATCTTTTAAACGAATCTCTTATTCAGAAAAAAGAACGTGTTATAGAATTTGATCACGATTGCAGAGAAGGAATTTGTGGTCAATGTGGCGTTATGATTGACGGACGAGCGCATGGACCTTTAAAAAATACTACAACTTGTCAGCTTCATATGAGAAGTTTTAAAGATGGAGACACGATTTATATTGAACCTTTTCGTGCAAAAGCATTCCCCGTTTTAAGAGATTTAAAAATCAATCGATCTGCTTTTGATTCTATAATTGAAGCTGGTGGTTTTATTGGCGCTTCAACTGGTCAGGCACCCGAAGCAAACAGTATTCCGATATCTTATGAAACTGCCGAAGCTTCCTTTGATGCTGCCGCTTGTATAGGATGTGGAGCTTGTGTTGCAACTTGCAAAAATGCAAGTGCGGCATTGTTTGTAGGAGCAAAAATCACGCATTTGGCTTTACTTCCACAAGGAAAAATTGAAGCATCAAAAAGAGTTTTAACGATGGTAAGTCAAATGGATGCAGAAGGTTTTGGAAATTGCTCAGACACAAGAGCCTGTGAAATAGAATGTCCGCAAGGGATTTCTATTCTTTCCATTGCAAAAATGAATTCCGAATATGCTAAAGCAATAATTTTTAGAAAATAA
- a CDS encoding NAD(P)H-dependent oxidoreductase: MSKKILNIVTSIKGDASFSNKLSNAILDKLKAEYSETEIQTLDLSKTPLPYLSELDINAFYTPAEQQTEAHKETLKYSDAATKEVLEADIIVIGVPLYNFGIPAVLKGWIDQVARAGKTFSYDENGPKGLLTNKKVFLAIASGAIFSEGPYKSYDFSEPYLRAVLGFLGITDVTVFRVEGTAIPDFAENALPKALSAVEEFAF; the protein is encoded by the coding sequence ATGAGTAAAAAGATTCTGAATATAGTAACAAGCATCAAAGGCGATGCTTCATTTAGTAACAAATTGTCGAATGCTATTCTTGACAAACTGAAAGCGGAATATAGTGAGACCGAAATCCAAACGCTTGATCTTTCTAAAACGCCTTTGCCTTATTTGAGCGAATTGGATATTAATGCTTTTTATACTCCGGCAGAGCAACAAACTGAAGCTCATAAAGAGACTTTGAAATATTCTGATGCAGCAACAAAAGAGGTTTTAGAAGCTGATATTATTGTGATTGGAGTTCCGCTTTACAATTTTGGAATTCCGGCAGTTTTAAAAGGTTGGATTGATCAGGTTGCGAGAGCAGGAAAGACTTTTAGTTATGATGAGAATGGACCAAAAGGGTTATTGACGAATAAGAAAGTGTTTTTAGCGATTGCTTCAGGCGCTATATTTTCTGAAGGACCTTATAAAAGTTATGATTTCTCAGAACCGTATTTACGTGCTGTATTAGGATTTTTAGGGATTACCGATGTTACTGTTTTTCGCGTAGAAGGAACTGCAATTCCTGATTTTGCCGAAAATGCTTTACCGAAAGCGTTGTCTGCAGTTGAGGAATTTGCTTTTTAA